The Euphorbia lathyris chromosome 2, ddEupLath1.1, whole genome shotgun sequence genome includes a window with the following:
- the LOC136216908 gene encoding exopolygalacturonase-like, whose amino-acid sequence MICSKKIVACFILFLCLSTLVSCEKKNKKKHQKNPKNPKKPKGKPAPQPRLLPAPVVPGGPEKVFNVLDFGVKAGPKTDNALNFIKAWRAACDFNGKARLVFPKGEFHATETVFQGPCKAPIAVEIQGIIKAGSDISSYSEDFWLSFEKIVGLNVFGTGTIDGQGPNVWKYKEKGGSMFPISLKFIGCQRIHISGLTSINPMGFHVSIVNCVDATATNMHLIAPEDSPNTDGFHISQSTNVKVFDSVVATGDDCVGVIHGSSDVVVRKIVCGPGHGLSIGSLGKYDDEKLLQNVLIEDCTMKDTDNGARIKTYAGSLPSVAQNITFRNIKMTNVSNPILIDQTYGKKSGSPSKVQISNAQFINIQGTTRTETGVDIQCSKAVPCKGVRLSQINLKYIGIKPLPFTSICTNVKIAYDGPQFPAPCR is encoded by the exons ATGATCTGTTCAAAGAAAATTGTGGCATGTTTCATTTTATTCTTATGCTTATCAACACTTGTTTCCTGTgaaaagaagaacaagaaaaagcatCAAAAGAATCCAAAGAATCCAAAGAAACCCAAAGGAAAACCCGCACCCCAACCCCGTCTTCTACCTGCACCAGTTGTTCCAGGCGGTCCTGAGAAAGTATTCAATGTGCTCGATTTCGGTGTAAAAGCCGGTCCAAAGACCGATAATGCATTG aatttCATCAAGGCATGGAGGGCAGCATGCGATTTCAATGGAAAGGCAAGGCTAGTATTTCCAAAGGGTGAATTCCATGCCACTGAAACGGTATTTCAAGGACCGTGCAAAGCTCCGATTGCAGTGGAAATTCAAGGAATTATTAAGGCGGGATCCGATATCAGTAGCTACAGTGAAGATTTTTGGCTTTCATTTGAGAAAATTGTTGGTTTGAATGTTTTTGGAACCGGAACTATCGATGGTCAAGGCCCTAATGTTTGGAAATATAAGGAAAAAGGAGGTTCAATGTTCCCAATT AGTCTTAAATTCATAGGTTGTCAAAGAATACATATCAGTGGTCTAACTTCGATTAATCCTATGGGATTTCACGTCAGCATTGTTAACTGTGTCGATGCTACTGCTACAAATATGCACTTAATAGCCCCTGAAGACAGTCCAAATACCGACGGATTCCATATCAGTCAATCTACTAACGTCAAAGTTTTCGATAGTGTCGTTGCTACAGGTGATGACTGTGTTGGTGTCATCCATGGAAGTTCAGATGTTGTTGTTAGAAAAATAGTGTGTGGTCCTGGTCACGGACtcag TATCGGAAGTCTTGGAAAGTATGACGACGAGAAGCTGTTGCAAAATGTTCTGATAGAAGATTGCACAATGAAGGATACAGATAATGGAGCTCGTATTAAGACTTATGCAGGGTCACTTCCAAGTGTTGCACAGAACATAACTTTCAGAAACATCAAAATGACCAATGTTTCAAATCCAATTCTCATCGATCAAACCTACGGGAAGAAATCAGGATCG CCATCAAAGGTACAAATCAGCAATGCGCAATTCATAAACATACAAGGAACAACAAGAACTGAAACAGGAGTAGATATACAATGCAGCAAGGCGGTTCCATGTAAAGGAGTTAGATTATCACAAATCAATTTGAAGTACATTGGGATAAAGCCATTACCTTTCACTTCTATTTGTACTAATGTTAAGATTGCATATGATGGACCTCAATTTCCAGCACCATGCCGTTAA